A genomic window from Caldicellulosiruptor kronotskyensis 2002 includes:
- a CDS encoding alpha/beta hydrolase → MAIMEINFYSKMLKRSTTLMAVLPVDRLDRSFSKKHDVDNLRVLYLLHGYAGNHMDWLYGAQIVELSLKYNVAIFMPCGENSFYLDDEDREAYYSEYIGNELIEFTRNVFPIPEDREKTFIGGFSMGGYGALRNGLKYHKIFGGIIALSSALIIHKIAGITPDYKDGIASYKYYRHVFGDLSSLIGSDKDINALAKKLKKDGVDIPKIYMACGKDDFLVQENRDLYNFLKKEGLNVTYEEDEGTHDWQFWNRYIFKAFEWVEKVF, encoded by the coding sequence ATGGCTATAATGGAAATAAATTTTTATTCAAAGATGCTCAAACGAAGCACAACCCTCATGGCAGTTTTGCCAGTTGATAGGTTAGACAGGAGTTTTTCGAAAAAACATGATGTTGATAATTTGAGAGTACTTTATTTGTTACACGGATATGCGGGCAATCACATGGATTGGTTGTATGGTGCGCAAATTGTTGAATTGTCTTTAAAATATAATGTAGCAATATTTATGCCATGTGGCGAAAATAGTTTCTATTTGGATGATGAGGATAGAGAAGCATATTATAGTGAGTATATAGGAAATGAACTTATCGAGTTTACAAGAAATGTATTTCCAATACCTGAAGATAGAGAAAAAACGTTTATTGGTGGGTTCTCTATGGGTGGCTATGGCGCGCTAAGAAATGGATTAAAATACCACAAGATATTTGGTGGGATAATTGCGCTATCTTCAGCTTTAATAATCCATAAAATAGCTGGAATAACACCAGATTATAAGGATGGTATTGCAAGCTACAAATATTACAGACATGTATTTGGCGACCTGTCCTCTTTGATTGGCAGTGACAAAGATATAAATGCTCTTGCCAAAAAGCTGAAAAAAGATGGTGTAGACATTCCCAAAATTTATATGGCATGTGGCAAAGATGATTTCCTTGTTCAGGAGAACAGAGACCTTTACAATTTTCTTAAGAAAGAAGGTTTAAATGTAACGTATGAGGAAGATGAAGGTACTCATGATTGGCAGTTCTGGAACAGGTATATTTTTAAGGCTTTTGAATGGGTAGAAAAGGTCTTTTAA
- a CDS encoding peptidoglycan DD-metalloendopeptidase family protein produces MAKHASKSKTSATATVLDQKKAQFVPKTIEENLNSKQKVYQKNKGANKKVGLADKAKTKEKKTIKVEKNNQGLHRSIVGLIKQIKSRFAQKLEVIKDNLRSKIYKSAQKSQKPLKSNVQDEFIFLSYKYRKSPLKEIFEEIVRLIIGLKYISNIRHSKESILKLKIFSTLALMFLMVFTINKMPTTYQKAYAVILNGSVVGYVKDKMEAQKLFGSLKEEVSLKHGTDEFVFQNKPKLKEIPPGQYKSTSLDSLKNTIIEKGVVLVKKYALFVNSKAYLIFDNPDVPKNILNKLKTIYYKNDAKYARFLEKVEIKPVYVKPDIKVATEDQALNKIMFGKDEIVEYTIKEGDTLWDLARKYNISVDDIFASNPGLTEKIMPGQKIKLSQMTPLVNVVLEKEVEFVDTLPKEVKTIKSDKYYTTQTIVKQEGKDGKAKIKAKIVYLNGLEYDRQVISQQVLEKPVERIVVIGTKKPPRYFATGRFSFPTWGVLTSRFGYRGREFHEGIDIAVPWGSNVYAADGGVVEFVGWLGGYGKLIIINHQNGYKTYYGHLSRFLVSPGQKVAKGQLIAKSGSTGRSTGPHLHFEVRKNGVPQNPLAYLH; encoded by the coding sequence GTGGCAAAGCATGCGTCAAAATCAAAGACATCTGCCACAGCCACCGTTTTGGACCAGAAAAAGGCCCAGTTTGTCCCAAAGACAATAGAAGAAAATTTGAACAGTAAACAGAAAGTTTACCAAAAAAACAAAGGAGCTAATAAAAAAGTTGGACTGGCAGATAAAGCAAAAACTAAAGAGAAAAAGACTATTAAAGTTGAAAAAAACAATCAAGGTTTACATAGATCAATTGTTGGTTTAATTAAACAAATCAAATCAAGATTTGCACAGAAATTAGAAGTGATAAAAGATAATCTACGCTCAAAAATATATAAATCTGCTCAAAAAAGTCAGAAACCTTTAAAATCCAATGTTCAAGATGAGTTTATCTTTTTATCTTACAAGTATAGAAAAAGTCCATTAAAAGAGATTTTTGAAGAGATAGTAAGATTGATTATTGGACTTAAATACATTAGCAATATCAGACATTCAAAAGAAAGTATACTGAAACTTAAAATATTTTCGACCTTAGCTTTGATGTTTCTTATGGTATTTACAATTAACAAAATGCCGACAACTTATCAGAAAGCTTATGCAGTCATACTCAACGGAAGTGTTGTAGGGTATGTAAAAGACAAAATGGAAGCGCAAAAGCTTTTTGGCAGTTTGAAAGAAGAAGTCTCATTAAAACATGGAACAGATGAGTTTGTTTTTCAAAACAAGCCTAAGCTAAAGGAAATTCCGCCCGGTCAGTACAAAAGTACAAGTTTAGATAGTCTTAAAAACACCATAATAGAAAAAGGTGTTGTGCTTGTAAAGAAGTATGCCCTTTTTGTAAATTCAAAAGCTTATTTAATTTTTGACAATCCAGACGTTCCCAAAAATATTTTAAATAAACTTAAGACTATTTACTACAAAAATGATGCAAAGTATGCAAGGTTTTTGGAAAAAGTGGAGATAAAACCTGTTTACGTTAAACCAGATATTAAGGTTGCAACAGAGGACCAGGCATTAAATAAAATAATGTTCGGCAAAGATGAAATAGTGGAATATACAATCAAAGAAGGGGATACCCTCTGGGATTTGGCAAGAAAATACAATATTTCTGTTGATGATATTTTTGCATCAAACCCAGGACTTACTGAAAAGATAATGCCAGGACAGAAGATAAAACTTTCACAGATGACACCGCTTGTAAATGTTGTTCTTGAAAAAGAAGTGGAGTTTGTAGATACTCTGCCAAAAGAAGTGAAAACAATAAAATCAGATAAATACTACACTACACAAACTATAGTAAAGCAGGAAGGTAAAGACGGTAAAGCAAAGATAAAAGCTAAGATTGTTTATTTAAATGGACTTGAGTATGACAGACAGGTAATTTCCCAGCAGGTGCTGGAAAAACCTGTGGAGAGAATTGTGGTTATTGGGACTAAAAAGCCGCCGAGATATTTTGCAACAGGTAGATTTTCATTCCCAACGTGGGGTGTGCTGACTTCACGATTTGGCTATAGAGGAAGAGAATTTCATGAGGGGATAGACATTGCTGTTCCATGGGGTTCAAATGTGTATGCAGCAGATGGTGGTGTGGTTGAGTTTGTTGGATGGCTTGGTGGCTATGGCAAGCTGATTATAATAAATCATCAAAATGGATATAAGACATACTACGGTCATCTTAGCAGATTTTTGGTAAGTCCAGGACAGAAGGTTGCAAAAGGACAACTTATTGCCAAAAGCGGGTCAACCGGTAGAAGTACAGGTCCTCATCTTCATTTTGAGGTGAGGAAAAATGGCGTACCACAAAATCCGCTTGCGTATCTGCACTAA
- a CDS encoding GH39 family glycosyl hydrolase, with translation MTYVKIERGKIFDVFPDNWKFCVGSGRIGLALQKEYMEALEYVKKHIDFKYLRAHGLLHDDVGIYREDNVGDMKQPFYNFTYIDRIYDSFLELGIRPFVEIGFMPSKLASGTQTVFYWRGNVTPPSDYGKWEKLIKAVVKHFIDRYGEKEVENWPFEIWNEPNLNVFWKDADQNEYFKLYEVTAKAIKDVNENIKVGGPAICGGADHWIDDFLNFCYKNNVPVDFVTRHAYTAKPPTYTPHFVYHDLHPIDYMLNEFKMVREQIKNSPFPNLPIHITEYNSSYHPLCPVHDTPFNAAYLARILSEGGYYVDSFSYWTFSDVFEEADVPRSLFHGGFGLVAFNNIPKPVFHMFTFFNAMGRDILYRDDHILVTKRADGSVAIVAWNEVISKEQEIEREYKLEIPIDFEDIFVKQKLINEEHANPWRVWIEMGRPRYPSKEQIKTLKEIAKPHVSTCRMRAREGYVTLNIKLGKNAVVLYELNKVNDETHTYIGLDDSKIPGY, from the coding sequence ATGACATATGTAAAAATTGAACGAGGAAAGATATTTGACGTGTTTCCAGATAATTGGAAATTTTGTGTTGGTAGCGGTCGTATAGGGCTTGCTCTTCAAAAGGAGTATATGGAAGCATTAGAATATGTAAAAAAGCATATTGATTTTAAATATTTAAGAGCTCATGGTTTGCTCCATGACGATGTTGGAATCTACCGCGAAGATAATGTTGGGGATATGAAGCAGCCGTTTTACAATTTTACTTATATTGATAGGATATATGATTCATTTTTGGAGCTTGGAATACGGCCTTTTGTTGAGATAGGATTTATGCCGTCAAAACTTGCATCTGGAACACAAACAGTATTTTACTGGAGGGGTAATGTTACCCCTCCCAGTGATTATGGAAAGTGGGAGAAGTTAATTAAAGCAGTTGTTAAACACTTCATAGACAGATATGGCGAAAAAGAGGTTGAAAACTGGCCGTTTGAAATATGGAACGAACCAAATTTAAATGTATTTTGGAAAGATGCTGATCAAAATGAATATTTTAAACTATATGAAGTGACAGCAAAGGCTATAAAAGATGTAAATGAGAATATAAAGGTTGGTGGACCTGCAATATGTGGCGGGGCAGACCACTGGATAGATGATTTTTTAAATTTTTGTTACAAAAATAATGTTCCTGTTGATTTTGTTACACGACATGCGTATACAGCAAAACCTCCTACTTATACGCCACATTTTGTTTATCACGATTTACATCCAATTGATTACATGTTAAACGAATTTAAAATGGTACGAGAGCAGATAAAAAATTCACCGTTTCCAAATTTGCCGATACATATTACTGAGTACAACAGTTCATACCATCCGCTTTGCCCTGTTCACGACACGCCGTTTAATGCGGCATATCTTGCAAGGATATTAAGCGAAGGAGGATATTATGTAGATTCGTTTTCTTATTGGACATTCAGTGATGTATTTGAAGAAGCAGATGTACCAAGGTCTCTGTTTCATGGTGGGTTTGGCCTTGTAGCTTTCAATAATATTCCAAAACCTGTGTTCCACATGTTTACATTTTTCAATGCAATGGGAAGAGATATTTTGTATAGAGATGACCATATCTTGGTAACAAAAAGAGCAGATGGTTCAGTTGCGATTGTGGCATGGAATGAAGTTATAAGTAAAGAACAAGAGATTGAAAGAGAATACAAGCTGGAAATTCCTATTGACTTTGAGGATATTTTTGTAAAGCAAAAATTAATTAACGAAGAACATGCAAATCCATGGCGTGTATGGATTGAGATGGGAAGACCAAGGTATCCGTCAAAAGAACAGATAAAAACTTTGAAGGAAATTGCAAAACCGCATGTTAGCACTTGCAGAATGAGAGCAAGAGAGGGATATGTAACACTTAATATCAAGTTAGGTAAGAATGCAGTTGTGCTTTATGAGCTCAACAAAGTTAATGACGAGACGCATACATATATAGGGCTTGATGATAGTAAAATTCCAGGTTATTGA
- a CDS encoding GH39 family glycosyl hydrolase gives MKINIYPEIKLGKINKFWTKCVGSCHAATALREDWRKQLKKCRQELGFKYVRFHGWLNDDMSVCFRNDEGKLWFSFFNIDSIIDFLLDIGMKPFIELSFMPEALASGTKTVFHYKGNITPPKSYEEWGQLVEELTRHLVKRYGKNEVREWFFEVWNEPNLKDFFWAGTMEEYFELYKHAAFAIKKVDSELKVGGPASAVDAWILELKEYCQRNGVPIDFISTHQYPTDLAFSTSSNMEEAMAKAKRGELAKRVKKALSEAEPLPLYYTEWNNSPSPRDPYHDIPYDAAFIVKTIIDIIDLPLGCYSYWTFTDIFEECGLSSLPFHGGFGLLNIHGIPKPSYRAFQILNKLDGEKVELKVEERSPTVDCIAAVNGNELVLVISNHNVPLSPINNEKITVTINGIRECKEIYAERIDEYNANPKRKWVEMGSPEYLNNEQIEELIKSSKTKKEEILWRVTGENQVTFEINILPHSVIGVSIKIE, from the coding sequence ATGAAAATAAATATCTATCCAGAAATTAAGTTAGGCAAGATAAATAAATTCTGGACAAAGTGTGTAGGCAGCTGTCATGCAGCAACTGCCCTGAGGGAGGATTGGAGAAAGCAGCTGAAAAAGTGCAGGCAAGAACTTGGGTTTAAATATGTCAGATTTCATGGTTGGCTTAACGATGATATGAGTGTTTGCTTCAGAAATGATGAAGGCAAACTTTGGTTTTCATTTTTCAACATTGATTCTATTATTGACTTTTTATTGGATATTGGAATGAAACCTTTTATAGAACTGAGCTTTATGCCTGAAGCTTTAGCATCTGGTACAAAGACAGTTTTTCATTATAAGGGCAATATAACTCCCCCAAAATCCTATGAAGAGTGGGGACAACTTGTTGAAGAACTTACAAGACATCTTGTAAAAAGATATGGTAAAAATGAGGTAAGAGAGTGGTTTTTTGAGGTATGGAACGAGCCGAATTTGAAGGACTTTTTCTGGGCAGGGACAATGGAGGAGTATTTTGAGCTTTATAAGCATGCAGCGTTTGCAATCAAGAAAGTTGACTCTGAACTGAAAGTAGGAGGACCTGCATCAGCAGTAGATGCGTGGATTTTGGAGCTGAAAGAGTATTGTCAGAGAAATGGAGTACCAATAGACTTTATATCAACACACCAGTATCCAACAGATTTAGCGTTTAGTACAAGTTCTAATATGGAAGAAGCCATGGCAAAAGCAAAAAGAGGTGAGCTTGCTAAAAGAGTAAAAAAAGCTTTGAGTGAAGCAGAACCTTTGCCTTTGTACTATACAGAGTGGAACAACTCACCGAGTCCGCGAGACCCGTACCACGACATTCCATATGATGCAGCATTTATTGTGAAGACTATAATAGACATTATTGATTTGCCGCTTGGATGTTATTCATACTGGACATTTACAGATATATTTGAAGAGTGTGGGCTAAGTTCATTGCCTTTCCATGGAGGATTTGGACTTTTAAATATTCACGGTATACCAAAACCATCATACAGAGCATTTCAGATATTGAATAAATTAGATGGTGAAAAGGTAGAACTTAAAGTTGAGGAGAGAAGTCCAACTGTAGACTGTATAGCAGCTGTAAATGGCAATGAGTTAGTACTTGTTATTTCAAACCATAATGTTCCACTATCTCCCATAAACAATGAAAAAATAACTGTTACAATAAATGGTATTAGAGAATGCAAAGAAATTTATGCAGAGCGTATAGATGAATACAATGCAAATCCCAAAAGAAAGTGGGTTGAAATGGGCAGCCCAGAATATCTGAATAATGAACAAATTGAAGAACTGATCAAATCATCAAAAACGAAGAAAGAAGAGATATTATGGAGAGTAACAGGTGAGAATCAAGTTACCTTTGAGATAAACATTTTACCCCACTCAGTTATAGGAGTTTCTATTAAAATAGAATAG
- a CDS encoding endo-1,4-beta-xylanase: MSEDYYEKSTVSLAEKYKDFFKVGAAVTVKDFEGIHGRILTKHFNSLTPENDMKFERIHPKEDFYNFEAADKIKNFALKHNMQLRGHTLVWHNQTPEWVFCDNDKEAPKELVIERLREHIKTVCTRYRDVVYAWDVVNEAVEDKTDALLRDSKWRRIIGDDYIKIAFEIAKKYTGNGKLFYNDYNNEMPYKLEKTYKVLKSLLEEGTPIDGVGIQAHWNIWDKNLIDNLKRAIEIYASLGLEIQITELDISVFEFEDRRTDLLEPTEEMVELQAKVYNDVFRVFREYRDVITSVTLWGISDGHTWKDNFPVIGRKDWPLLFDIDGKPKKAFFRIIDF; encoded by the coding sequence ATGAGCGAAGATTATTATGAAAAATCTACTGTATCACTTGCGGAAAAATATAAAGACTTCTTTAAAGTTGGTGCAGCTGTTACAGTGAAAGATTTTGAAGGAATACACGGAAGAATTCTTACAAAGCATTTTAACAGTTTAACACCTGAGAATGATATGAAATTTGAACGAATTCATCCGAAAGAAGATTTTTACAACTTTGAAGCTGCTGATAAGATTAAAAATTTTGCACTTAAACATAATATGCAACTGAGAGGACATACACTTGTATGGCACAACCAAACACCTGAATGGGTTTTTTGTGACAATGACAAAGAAGCACCAAAAGAGCTTGTAATAGAAAGACTGAGGGAACACATAAAGACAGTTTGTACAAGATACCGTGATGTGGTTTATGCGTGGGATGTTGTGAATGAAGCTGTTGAGGATAAAACAGATGCTCTGCTCAGAGATTCAAAGTGGAGAAGAATCATTGGTGATGATTATATTAAGATTGCCTTTGAAATAGCTAAAAAGTATACAGGAAATGGGAAACTATTTTATAACGACTATAACAATGAAATGCCATACAAATTAGAAAAGACATACAAGGTCTTAAAAAGTCTTTTAGAAGAGGGAACTCCGATTGATGGTGTTGGCATACAAGCACACTGGAATATTTGGGATAAGAATTTAATAGACAACCTTAAGAGAGCTATCGAAATATATGCATCCTTGGGGCTTGAAATACAAATAACAGAGCTTGATATATCAGTATTTGAATTTGAGGACAGAAGAACTGACCTATTAGAGCCCACTGAAGAGATGGTGGAGTTGCAAGCTAAGGTTTATAATGATGTGTTTAGAGTATTTAGGGAGTATAGAGATGTTATAACTTCAGTTACATTATGGGGGATTAGCGATGGACATACATGGAAAGACAATTTTCCGGTAATCGGCAGAAAAGACTGGCCATTGCTGTTTGACATTGATGGAAAGCCAAAAAAGGCATTTTTTAGAATAATTGACTTTTGA